GTATAATTTTTTGATTGGATAATTGATATACCGAAATAACAAGACCAATGAGAACTAAACTTGAAAAAATCATATACAATAGGAAGATTGTCCTCCATTTTTTCGAATCATGCGCTGCATTTTCCATATAAATAATTTAAACTGAAAATTTATTTATTAATTCCCCGAAGATATTTGAGCTATTAAAATCCTTCCATTATTACGGCATTGTACTGTCCTGCGGAATGCCGAAGCATTTTCAATTCCATGTATTCTTCAGAATCATACCATTTGTTTGCTAGTTCATAGCTTGGAAACTCGATCATGACCAAATAATGTGGCTTCCAGTTTCCTTCAATATGTCGTAATGGTCCGCCAATTACTGTATAGGTTCCATTGTATTTTTCAACTATAGGAAACACTTTTTGTTTGTATTCTTCAAGTTTATTTACATCTTCGATGCTTACGTTGTCGAATAAACAATACCCGGGTTTTGACTTTGAATTCATAATTATATGTTTAAAAATTTTGAGTTCAAAAATAGATTTCAATGAATTCAAAAAACTTAATCTTGAATAAGAAATTAAGTATCTATTTCTAGAATAGC
This genomic stretch from Ulvibacter sp. MAR_2010_11 harbors:
- a CDS encoding DUF1330 domain-containing protein, encoding MNSKSKPGYCLFDNVSIEDVNKLEEYKQKVFPIVEKYNGTYTVIGGPLRHIEGNWKPHYLVMIEFPSYELANKWYDSEEYMELKMLRHSAGQYNAVIMEGF